The DNA region GCCGTAACCCTCATAGGTGACCTCTTCGTAGATGGCCCCCTCTATCTCACCGGTGCCCCTCTTTATGGCCCTCTCTATGTTGTCCATGGGGACATTGCCCGCCCTGGCCCTCTCGATGGCCACCTTCAGCCTGAAGTTGGCGTTGGGATCCCCGCCCCCCGCCTTGGCGGCGGCTATTATGGCCCTGGTAAGCCGCTGATAAACCGCCCCCTTCTTTGCGTCCTGAGCGGCCTTGCGATGTTTTATGTTAGCCCACTTTGAATGTCCTGCCACTAAATATCACCTCGTAAAATTAATTTAAAAGGGATCGACCAACTGGTTATTATAACATCTCCGGACCGGGGGGCATCATCCTCTTGTGAGCGGATCGTCTGAATGCCGCCTCGATCCTCTCCTGAGCCTCCTCAGACACCGGGAGCCCCGCAGCGAAGAGGTCCAGGTGAAGGTACGTTACCCCCATCTCCTCCTCGTCGGTCTGCCCCTCCCACAACCCAGCGGTGGGGGGCTTCTTGATGACCCGCTCGGGCACCCCCAGGAACTCCGCTAGGGCCCAGACCTCGTGCTTGAGGAGCCGGGAGAGGGGAAGGATGTCGACCCCCGAGTCACCGTACTTGGTGAAGTATCCGTAGGTGAGCTCCGCCCGGTTCCCGGTGCCGCAAACCAGAAAGTTTCTCCCCTGGGCTATGGCGTACAGGGTGGTCATCCTGAGGCGGGGCTTTATATTGGCCCTGGACATCTGCGACATCTCCACCCCGCCAAGGCTAAGGGCCTCCAACATCGAATCGAACGGGGAGCTCAGGTCCACCTTGAGGGCTGGTATCCCCAGGGCGGAGGCCACAAGCCAGGCATCCTCCTCGTCCGAACTCATGCTGTGGCAGGGCATCAACACCCCCAGAGATCCACCTCGTCCGAAGGCCCGCATGAGCAGCGCCGCCACCACCGCGGAGTCAACTCCGCCGCTAAGGCCCACTACCCCACCCAGGGCCCCCGCCTCGGACACCTTCCTCCTGATCCAACCCACCAACGCCCTCTCCAGATACTCGGGGGAACGAACTGGCACCGACTCCAAGATCAACACCTTCTTCCTGGCCTAATTAGACTTTTTATCTTAACATGTGTATCCCGACCAAGCGCAAGGGGTGAGAAGATTGTCAGTGGGCTTGATAATAGACGGCTATGTGGACGAACCCGCATGCTTCGGGGTTCCTCCCTACATCTCCCCGTACGTGAGATACTGCGCCGGGGTAATGTACTCCAAGGGACTGGACGTAAAGTACTTCACCATCGATCAGATCAGGCGACTCCCCATAGACCACCAGGTCAGGAGCGCCCAGGTGATCGTGGTGATAACCGGGCTCACCGTCCCTGGGCGCTACAGGGGGGGATCCCCCATGACCCTTAAGGAGCTGGCGGAGCTCTCCCAAATGCCCAGGAGGGGCTTCATGATCGTGGGGGGGGCCATACGATCCGGCTACGCCCTAAAGGGGGGGACCAGGGCCCTGGACCCATCCGGGGTGCTGGCGGCGGACTGCATCGCCACCGGGGACCCGGAGGCGGTGCTGGCATCGTGGCTTGACGGAGGCCTCGTGGATGGGACCCTCCAGAGGGATTACGGTCAGCTGGACCTCTGGGCGGAAATGGGGGCCCAGGTGGTAAGGATGCACCCCAACTACCCGTTGGTGATGGCGGAGCTGGAGCTCTCCCGGGGCTGCGACCGAACCGACGGCCGATGTAGCTTCTGCGTGGAGGGGGTGGCGGGCCTGAGGGAGGAACGGCCAGTGGAGTCCATAGCCAGGGAGGTGCGGGCTTTGAGCCGGATGGGCGTCAAGGCCTTCCGGCTTGGTCGTTGCGCCAACGTGCTGGGCTACGGAGGGCAGGTTACCCCCCGGGGGGTGAGGCCCTCCCCGTCCCGCATCGGGGAGCTCTACCAGGCCATAAGGGATTCCGCCCCGGACCTCAAGGTCCTCCACATGGACAACGGCAACCCCAAGACCATAGCCACCTTCCCGGAGGAAAGCTCCCAGGTCCTGGATGTGATATCCAAGATGAACACCCCGGGGGACACGGTCTCCATGGGGCTTGAGTCCCTGCACCCGGAGGTGGTGCGGAAGAACAACCTAAAGGTGACCCTTGAGCAGGCCCTGGTGGCGGTCAGGGTGGTGAACCAGGTGGGGGGAGGAAGGCCCGGGGGTAACGGGCTTCCCTCCCTGCTTCCGGGACTCAACTTCATAGTTGGCCTGCCGGGGGAGACGTCCAAGACCCTGGAGGAGAACCGACGCTTCCTTACCCAGATCCTGGAGGAGGGGCTCATGGTGAGACGGATAAACATAAGGCGCCCCATGGAGTTTCCCGGCACCCCCATGGGAGATATGGGTGGATCCAAGATAGACCAGCGGACCTACCGTAGGTTCAAGGAGTGGGTTAGGCAGGAGGTGGATCCCATCATGTTCTCCCGGGTGGCCCCGCCGGGCACGGTAATAGAGGACGTCATCTGCGAGGAGAGGAGC from Thermanaerovibrio acidaminovorans DSM 6589 includes:
- the nadE gene encoding NAD(+) synthase — protein: MESVPVRSPEYLERALVGWIRRKVSEAGALGGVVGLSGGVDSAVVAALLMRAFGRGGSLGVLMPCHSMSSDEEDAWLVASALGIPALKVDLSSPFDSMLEALSLGGVEMSQMSRANIKPRLRMTTLYAIAQGRNFLVCGTGNRAELTYGYFTKYGDSGVDILPLSRLLKHEVWALAEFLGVPERVIKKPPTAGLWEGQTDEEEMGVTYLHLDLFAAGLPVSEEAQERIEAAFRRSAHKRMMPPGPEML
- a CDS encoding radical SAM protein encodes the protein MGLIIDGYVDEPACFGVPPYISPYVRYCAGVMYSKGLDVKYFTIDQIRRLPIDHQVRSAQVIVVITGLTVPGRYRGGSPMTLKELAELSQMPRRGFMIVGGAIRSGYALKGGTRALDPSGVLAADCIATGDPEAVLASWLDGGLVDGTLQRDYGQLDLWAEMGAQVVRMHPNYPLVMAELELSRGCDRTDGRCSFCVEGVAGLREERPVESIAREVRALSRMGVKAFRLGRCANVLGYGGQVTPRGVRPSPSRIGELYQAIRDSAPDLKVLHMDNGNPKTIATFPEESSQVLDVISKMNTPGDTVSMGLESLHPEVVRKNNLKVTLEQALVAVRVVNQVGGGRPGGNGLPSLLPGLNFIVGLPGETSKTLEENRRFLTQILEEGLMVRRINIRRPMEFPGTPMGDMGGSKIDQRTYRRFKEWVRQEVDPIMFSRVAPPGTVIEDVICEERSGNLIFGRPLGSYPPLIGIWSRDLNEGEVVNVMVTGAGPRSISAVQWPMDPNRCSLSDLQGIPGIGRARAERIISRRPIDSMDQLISALDDPSLAVKVARYFAL